The following is a genomic window from Nitrospira sp..
CTCCCACATTCCCAGCCATCTGATACAACCCGAAGGGGCTCTTGCCGAATTCATACGACTGCACTGGCATCAACGCCTGGCTATAGCTGAATCGCGCCCCGATCGCGAAATTCGCATGCTCATTCGTCGGCAACTGGTTCCCCCAGGGATACAACCGCGCATCGGCTCCACGTGCCGCCTTCTCCCACTCGGCTTCGGTCGGAAGCCGCTTCCCATTCCAACGGCAATAGCCATCGGCATCCCGCCAATCCACGCCGATTACAGGCCGATCGCCATGCCGGCTCATGTTGACAGTCTCCCACAACCACGGCGCCGCACGTCCGGATTCGGCAAGAAAGACACCATACTGCGCAGTCGTCACCTCGTACACGTCAATCGAATAGGCGTCGAGAACCACACCATGGCGCGGCCGCTCATCCTCCAACGCCTGCGTGCCGGAAGCCCCCATTTCAAACGAGCCTTCGGGAATCATCACCATTAGCGTTTCTTGAGGCGGCGCAAGTTCTGCGGGTTTGGATTTGCGAAGGCGATCAAGCTGAGCGAATAGTAGAGAGGCACTCAAAACGGAACAGAGGACAAGTAATAAAAGCAGCACCCCGAGCCGTCTCAATAAATAATCCCTCCGACTACCCAATGTCGATCGTCAGGGACATCGATCAAGAGTCGCGTTAGGTTCATCTGTGCCAATTGGGAACCGACTTCATCTTCCGTAAAAGCGGCCAGCAGCGAATTGTAGAAATCCCGCCGCAGAATCTCATGCGCCCCGCTGGCGTACTGATCCACGATGGCTTGTGCCGCCTCGGGGGACTCGGGCCGCAGCAGATCCATCACCAGCACCGGCGAGCCGGGCTTCACAAACAGCCTCAGCTTGTGCCAGAACTGCAATGGGTTAGGCAGGTGGTGGAGCAGGCTATTGGAAATCACCGCATCGGCCTGATTGGCTCCGGCAAGATCCTCAAACCGCTCGCACCGAATAGTCATCCGATCGGACAATCCCGCCTGGCGAACGGCCTGCTCTGCCAAATCGACCATCGGCCGAGAGGCATCGATACCCGTCATCCGGCATTCCGGCAACAGGCCAGCCAGCCGCACCGCAATATCGCCGGGGCCGCACCCCAGATCGAAAATATGGCCGTGAGAAAAATCCGGGAAGTATTCTCGAAACAACTCGACGAACCGTTGATT
Proteins encoded in this region:
- a CDS encoding hypothetical protein (Evidence 5 : Unknown function; MaGe:77308872) is translated as MVMIPEGSFEMGASGTQALEDERPRHGVVLDAYSIDVYEVTTAQYGVFLAESGRAAPWLWETVNMSRHGDRPVIGVDWRDADGYCRWNGKRLPTEAEWEKAARGADARLYPWGNQLPTNEHANFAIGARFSYSQALMPVQSYEFGKSPFGLYQMAGNVGEWVSDWYGANYYEQSPEANPLGPKDGQFKVLRGGSWSDLPKYLLTYGRFKLPPETRNSYTGFRCAKS
- a CDS encoding Methyltransf25 domain-containing protein (MaGe:77308873) produces the protein MNRTLEPELMDDPLQAKVYAEADFLAENQRFVELFREYFPDFSHGHIFDLGCGPGDIAVRLAGLLPECRMTGIDASRPMVDLAEQAVRQAGLSDRMTIRCERFEDLAGANQADAVISNSLLHHLPNPLQFWHKLRLFVKPGSPVLVMDLLRPESPEAAQAIVDQYASGAHEILRRDFYNSLLAAFTEDEVGSQLAQMNLTRLLIDVPDDRHWVVGGIIY